Proteins co-encoded in one Nothobranchius furzeri strain GRZ-AD chromosome 4, NfurGRZ-RIMD1, whole genome shotgun sequence genomic window:
- the pgghg gene encoding protein-glucosylgalactosylhydroxylysine glucosidase, which translates to MAHVSDPYIFTSDTLPSDPRFLPPLANGLLGWRVYNNIMHMGGVYNGEGGHCHRADVPCPLAVMMETVDPAKHIYTLDTNTGIFTHTLSSASMTASQSLYSHRFYPNVMVMEVLLVRQVTSEEPVTVTLDSSFTPQSKDIIFESGPDYRGGKHIQGQTTTAEFPGGSCPTVHLIWTPVPPTLTLLPEQTKARWGFILVVANTMDTAQASYDEGLSLMATGNLRPSHEKAWKELWLQSRVEVKGSESLCKALIGCMFYLLSAFPSIHDTSTSFGGVSPGGLSNGGDGQDYWGHVFWDQDVWMYPGVALFYPKLARAVLEYRVGTVDGAKDNAQSQGFKGLKFPWESAVSGREVCPEDIYGQQEIHINGDVALAFQHYFYLTEDLSMFTEGRGSEVIFGVADYWVSRVTWHPEEQKYHLLGVMPPDEYYSDVNNSVYTNATVKLSLQFAVELADLLQHPAPKEWQEVAEHIEIPFDPEAQYHPEFDGYKQGQPVKQADTVMLGYPLGMPMSLKVRRNDLEAYEPVTDPKGPAMTWGMFAIGWLELGEAEKAQRLLEKCFKNIQGPFQVWSESSDGSGAVNFLTGMGGFLQAVLFGYTGFRVQKECLAFSPLLPDDICELCVRGVNYLGSQMDWLLRRDEVCIILREKAANTKPHQLQVVLKSSGVKIPLMPGQPVTFPREPGCVSKIDSSSFCWPL; encoded by the exons ATGGCCCATGTGTCAGACCCTTACATCTTCACCTCTGACACCTTACCCAGCGACCCCCGCTTCCTCCCACCGCTGGCGAACGGGCTTCTGGGCTGGAGGGTGTACAACAACATCATGCACATGGGTGGTGTTTATAATGGGGAGGGTGGACATTGCCACAGAGCTGATGTACCATGTCCTCTAGCAGTGATGATGGAGACAGTAGATCCTGCCAAGCATATCTACACTCTGGACACCAACACAG GTATTTTCACCCACACGCTGAGCTCAGCCAGCATGACTGCATCCCAGTCTTTGTACTCCCACCGGTTCTACCCCAACGTGATGGTGATGGAGGTCCTGTTGGTGCGTCAGGTGACTTCGGAGGAGCCAGTTACAGTTACCCTTGACAGCTCGTTCACTCCTCAGAGCAAAGACATCATTTTTGAGTCTGGTCCGGActacagaggtggaaa ACATATTCAAGGACAGACAACCACGGCTGAATTCCCAGGAGGATCCTGTCCCACGGTGCACCTCATCTGGACTCCTGTACCCCCCACGCTCACGCTGCTACCTGAGCAAACCAAGGCTCGCTGGGGCTTCATCCTGGTTGTGGCCAACACGATGGACACTGCACAAGCCAGTTACGATGAGGGGCTGAGTCTGATGGCGACGGGCAACCTGCGTCCGTCTCACGAGAAGGCCTGGAAAGAGCTGTGGCTGCAGAGCAGAGTGGAGGTGAAAGGGTCCGAGAGCCTCTGCAAGGCCTTGATCGGCTGCATGTTTTACCTACTCAGTGCCTTCCCGTCCATCCACGACACCTCCACATCTTTTGGTGGCGTCAGTCCAGGTGGACTCTCTAATGGTGGGGATGGTCAAGATTACTGGGGTCATGTATTCTGGGATCAG GACGTTTGGATGTATCCTGGAGTAGCACTCTTCTACCCCAAGCTGGCCCGAGCAGTGCTGGAGTACAGGGTGGGGACGGTGGATGGTGCAAAAGACAACGCCCAGAGTCAAGGCTTCAAG GGGCTAAAGTTCCCGTGGGAGAGTGCCGTCTCAGGCAGAGAGGTGTGTCCTGAGGACATCTATGGACAGCAAGAGATTCACATCAACGGTGATGTCGCGTTAGCATTTCAACACTACTTCTACCTTACTGAG GACCTGTCTATGTTCACAGAGGGGAGGGGGAGCGAGGTGATCTTTGGGGTGGCTGATTACTGGGTTTCCAGGGTAACGTGGCACCCTGAGGAGCAGAAATACCATCTCCTGG GTGTCATGCCACCTGATGAATATTACTCCGATGTCAACAACTCTGTGTATACAAATGCAACAGTCAAACTCAG TCTGCAGTTTGCCGTGGAGTTGGCTGATCTCCTGCAGCATCCTGCACCAAAAGAATGGCAGGAAGTGGCCGAACACATTGAAATACCCTTTGACCCGGAGGCCCAATACCACCCTGAGTTTGACGGCTACAAGCAAG GCCAACCGGTGAAACAGGCGGACACGGTGATGCTGGGTTACCCTCTGGGCATGCCGATGTCTCTGAAGGTTAGGAGGAATGATCTTGAAGCGTATGAGCCAGTAACGGACCCAAAAGGTCCAGCTATGACGTGG GGCATGTTTGCAATAGGCTGGCTGGAGCTTGGAGAGGCGGAGAAAGCTCAACGTTTACTGGAAAAGTGCTTCAAGAACATCCAGGGACCATTTCAG GTATGGAGTGAATCATCAGATGGTTCTGGAGCAGTGAACTTTCTCACAGGCATGGGAGGATTTCTGCAAGCTGTGCTGTTTGGCTACACGGGTTTCAG AGTTCAGAAGGAATGCTTGGCCTTTTCCCCACTGCTTCCTGATGACATCTGTGAACTTTGTGTCCGTGGTGTTAATTACCTGGGCAGTCAGATGGACTGGCTGCTCAGGAGAGATGAAGTTTGTATCATCCTCAGGGAGAAGGCTGCAAACACAAAACCCCACCAACTCCAAGTTGTTCTGAAGTCATCAGGAGTTAAAATCCCTCTCATGCCAG GTCAGCCGGTGACTTTTCCTCGAGAGCCTGGATGTGTTAGTAAAATAGATTCTTCATCTTTCTGCTGGCCTCTCTGA